The genomic segment CCATCTCGCGATGGGCTATCAAAGCAGGCGATAAAGTAAGCCAGGGCGATCTGCTGCTCGAACTTGAGACCGACAAGGTTAACCTGGAAATTAGCGCCGAGCAAGCGGGCGTCGTCACCGAGCTGCTGTTCGGCGAAGGCGATACCGTACAGATCGGGCAAGTCATCGGTCGGATCGCCGAAGGCGAAGGCGGAGCAGCGGCTCCCGCGGCCGCGCCTGCTCCTGCGGCAGCTCCGGCTCCTGTTGCGGCACCGGCTCCGACTGCAGCACCTGCAGCTGCCGCGCCTGCTTCCGTGCCGGCTGGGCAACCGTCCGCGACGCCTGCAGCCCGCAAGCTCGCTCGCGAGCAAGGCATCGATCTTAGCCAGACGCCTGCGCGCGATCCGCTCGGCCGTATTTATCCCGAGGACGTCCGCGCAGCCGGTTCGCAGCCAGCAGCCGCACCAGCTCCTGCTGCACCGTCGGCACCGGCAGCCAAGGCGCCCGCATCTGCGGCCTTCCAATCGGCCAAGCCGTACGAGCGCAAAAAGATGTCCCGCCGCCGCCAGACGATCGCAACCCGCCTCGTCGAAGCCCAACACACGGCTGCGATGCTCACGACCTTCAACGAAGTCGACATGAGCGCGATCCTCGACGTCCGCAAGCGCCGCAAGGACGCTTTTAAGGAGAAAAACGAAGTCAACCTCGGCTTCATGTCCTTCTTCACCAAGGCTGTCGTAGGCGCGCTGAAGCAGTATCCGCTGCTGAACGCTGAGATTGACGGCGAAGACATCATCGCCAAGCAATTTTACGATATCGGCATCGCCGTATCCGCCAAGGAAGGTCTTGTCGTACCTGTCGTTCGCGACGCCGACCGCCTGAGTTTCGCCGAGATCGAGCGCTCCATTGCCGATCTGGCCGTCAAGGCGCGCAACAACGCGCTTGCGCTGTCCGACCTGCAAGGAGGCACGTTTACGATCACGAACGGCGGCGTATTCGGCTCGCTGCTCTCGACTCCGATCCTGAACGCGCCGCAAGTCGGCATCCTC from the Cohnella hashimotonis genome contains:
- the odhB gene encoding 2-oxoglutarate dehydrogenase complex dihydrolipoyllysine-residue succinyltransferase → MADILVPAMGESITEGTISRWAIKAGDKVSQGDLLLELETDKVNLEISAEQAGVVTELLFGEGDTVQIGQVIGRIAEGEGGAAAPAAAPAPAAAPAPVAAPAPTAAPAAAAPASVPAGQPSATPAARKLAREQGIDLSQTPARDPLGRIYPEDVRAAGSQPAAAPAPAAPSAPAAKAPASAAFQSAKPYERKKMSRRRQTIATRLVEAQHTAAMLTTFNEVDMSAILDVRKRRKDAFKEKNEVNLGFMSFFTKAVVGALKQYPLLNAEIDGEDIIAKQFYDIGIAVSAKEGLVVPVVRDADRLSFAEIERSIADLAVKARNNALALSDLQGGTFTITNGGVFGSLLSTPILNAPQVGILGMHKIQHRPIAVNNNTEVAIRPMMYIALSYDHRIVDGAEAVRFLVAVKEMLEDPETLLLQG